A single Capricornis sumatraensis isolate serow.1 chromosome 20, serow.2, whole genome shotgun sequence DNA region contains:
- the LOC138096270 gene encoding cationic amino acid transporter 3-like has protein sequence MLGQYLHQFGQKLVRRKPEFWEEPESSETRPPNTLDLVVIGLDNMLGAGIYILIGGVAKYVAGPAIILSLLVAGLTTVLSGLCYVELAARVERPVSGYFVIYVTMGQLYAFISGWNLLLYLITATACIARAWSSTFDSLIGNHISEALGGTFSLQMPSFLASFPDFLALGLVLLLTGLLALRIYESTVINKVFTGLNILVLSFIIISGFIKGDLHNWKLTEQDYQLAAAGSGDAYSLGLLGSGGFVPFAFDGILQGAATCFYAFVGFAHIVSAGSKASRPQWSMPLAVVISFFICFLVCFGVSAALTLMVPYYLIQLESPLPQAFVYVGWEPAKYVVAVGTLCILSSSLLSIMFIMAQLTYAMAEDGLLFRGLAWIPAPTDARTDARTDARTDARIIVHTVAPTGNPIMAVLVPGTLAAVMALLFDFTDLVDLMSLRSLLAYSLVTFSVLVLRYQPAQNGSQEKTEEETETNPEAEGGPLESEPEAGISGILKSLWFPPSTTPTRKSGQIVYGCASLLVLLLIILSLILYWWSSQVFSGDPVLTTVAVLLLLLITGVTVIIWRQPQSPSPRKPTFRVPALPAVFLVSTLVNAYLMIQMTPQTWAQFGIWMAIGFAIYFGYGIRHSLEDNDQQPAASTSQT, from the exons ATGCTGGGTCAGTATCTTCACCAGTTTGGTCAGAAGCTGGTCCGCAGGAAGCCAGAGTTCTGGGAGGAACCTGAGAGTTCTGAGACCCGTCCTCCGAACACCCTGGACCTGGTGGTGATAGGTTTGGACAACATGTTGGGAGCTGGCATATACATCCTGATTGGGGGAGTGGCCAAATACGTAGCTGGACCAGCAATCATCCTTTCCTTATTGGTGGCCGGCTTGACTACTGTGTTGTCTGGGCTCTGCTATGTCGAGTTGGCAGCCAGAGTAGAAAGACCTGTTTCCGGGTATTTTGTCATCTATGTCACAATGGGACAACTGTACGCCTTCATCAGCGGCTGGAACCTCTTACTGTATTTAATTACTG CCACTGCCTGTATAGCCCGGGCCTGGAGCTCCACCTTTGACAGCCTGATTGGGAACCACATCTCTGAGGCATTAGGGGGAACTTTCTCTCTGCAAATGCCCTCCTTCCTGGCCTCGTTTCCAGACTTTCTTGCCCTGGGCCTGGTGCTGCTGCTCACAG GACTCCTGGCTCTGAGAATTTATGAGTCAACCGTGATTAACAAAGTGTTCACAGGCTTGAACATTTTGGttctcagcttcatcatcatcTCTGGCTTCATTAAGGGAGACCTGCACAACTGGAAGCTCACAGAACAGGACTACCAATTGGCTGCAGCTGGATCTGGTGATGCCTACAG CTTGGGCCTTCTGGGTTCTGGAGGGTTTGTGCCTTTTGCttttgatggaattctccagggagcaGCTACATGTTTCTACGCATTTGTTGGTTTTGCTCACATTGTCAGTGCAG GGAGCAAAGCCAGCCGTCCTCAGTGGTCCATGCCCTTGGCTGTCGTCATCTCCTTCTTCATCTGCTTTTTGGTGTGCTTTGGTGTCTCGGCGGCCCTCACCCTCATGGTGCCCTACTACCTGATTCAGCTCGAGAGCCCCTTGCCGCAGGCTTTCGTCTATGTTGGGTGGGAGCCTGCCAAATATGTCGTGGCTGTTGGCACCCTCTGCATTCTTT CTTCCAGCCTTCTGAGCATCATGTTTATCATGGCTCAGTTGACCTATGCAATGGCAGAGGATGGGCTCCTTTTCCGGGGACTTGCCTGGATCCCTGCCCCCACCGATGCCCGCACTGATGCCCGCACTGATGCCCGCACCGATGCCCGCATCATTGTCCACACCGTTGCACCCACAGGAAACCCCATCATGGCTGTCTTGGTTCCTGGAACTCTTGCAG CGGTCATGGCGTTACTCTTCGACTTCACTGACCTGGTGGACCTCATGTCACTTCGGTCCCTGCTCGCTTACTCCCTGGTGACATTTTCTGTCCTTGTCCTCAG GTATCAACCAGCCCAGAATGGAAGCCAGGAgaaaacagaggaggaaactgagacaaacCCTGAAGCTGAAGGAGGTCCTTTGGAATCTGAACCTGAAGCAGGAATCTCAGGCATTCTAAAGAGTCTGTGGTTCCCTCCCAGCACCACCCCCACCCGGAAATCTGGCCAGATTGTCTATGGATGTGCCTCCCTTCTTG TGCTTCTGCTGATAATCCTGAGCCTGATCCTGTACTGGTGGTCCAGCCAGGTGTTCTCTGGAGACCCTGTGCTCACAACAgtggctgtgctgctgctgctgctcatcaCTGGGGTCACGGTCATCATCTGGAGGCAGCCTCAGAGCCCCTCTCCTCGTAAACCTACATTCAGG GTCCCTGCTCTGCCTGCCGTCTTCCTGGTGAGCACCTTAGTGAATGCTTACTTGATGATACAGATGACCCCTCAGACCTGGGCTCAATTTGGCATCTGGATGGCAATTG GATTTGCCATATACTTTGGATATGGGATCCGACACAGCCTGGAGGACAATGATCAACAGCCAGCAGCCTCCACTTCTCAGACTTAA